In Coregonus clupeaformis isolate EN_2021a chromosome 5, ASM2061545v1, whole genome shotgun sequence, the sequence agcgtttcactgtaatgttgtattcggcgcatatggcaaataaaatgtgatttgatttgattagatttgtgTGTTCACATTGATGAAGTAGCACAGAGATGCATTGTTCATTTCCAGCCGCTGTTTTTAGGGTGGTTGTCATTGACAATAAAACACATTAAAAACCACTTCAGAGCAAAAATATCTGATCTTAACCTCCAGACAAAGGTCATATGGAGGTTCGGTTTGGATCAGGATTCAGATCCACATATGGAGGTGGTTTAAATCTGAAGTCAAAAGATCAGATTCCATGTGTTGTTTTGCTGTTCATACCTTAGGGACAAGATCAGATACGTATCAGATATGCTGCTAACACAGCCCACAACTATGATCTTTCCCTTTTTCAAAAGACTCATACTGCCATCCTCTGGAGTAGAAGAGAAGTGAATGAACTCTCAGAAATGTGGCTACATAAAGCCAGCCATGGGGCCAGCCATGGATTCTCCAAGCATCTGCCCCTCCATTCCAGACACTTAGTGGACCACAGGGTGATCACATGAGGGTGATCACATGAGGGAAAACAATGCCATGCACTTTCCATTCCCTTTCCTTCACAGCCAGTTGGAGACAACATGATTTATCTGTCTACAATAACATAGGTACCTAACAGTCAATATTGCTGCAACAAACATACAGGTCAttcctgctgttttcgactctctctctctctctctctctctctctctctctctctctctctctctctctctctctctctctctctctctctctctctctctctctctctctctctctctctctctccgtctctctctctctctctctctctcgctctctctctctctctctctctctctctctctctctctctctctaccacacctgctgtctcaacctctaaatgcctggctatgaaaagccaagtgacatttactcctgatgtactgacctgttgcaacctctacaaccactgtgattattatttgaccctgctggtcatctatgaacgtttgaacatcttgaagaacgatctggccttaatggccatgtactgttataatctccacccggcacagccagaaggggactggccacccctcagagcctggttcctctctaggattcttcctaggtttctgcctttctagggagtttttcctagccaccgtgcttctacatctgcatcgcttgctgtttggggttttaggctgggtttctgtatagcactttgtgacatctgctgatgtaaaaagggctttataaatacatttgattgattgattgaattccaCAGAATGACTCAGGATAACTCAATAAAATCTGTCACCTTCAATAAACCATAAACATGTATTAATTTGTTCCTCAATACAACATTTAATGCATGCACAAGTTATACAAATGTATTTGGTGTGGCAGTGTTGGGCTGGTAAGCCTTATATTTTGACTACTGTGTCTCTGACACCTCCGGGTTGCGTAGCTTGTTGATGACCTCCATCAGCATTCGGTTGCAGAGGGCAGCGTACGGGTTCAGGACCACCACCTGTTGCCGGGCGAACTCGCTACCTAGGGCGGCTGCCCTCTGGAAGTCCTCCCGGGCCTTATCATCCTGGCAGGCCAGCCTCAGCAGCAGGCCTCTCTGGACCAGAGCCTGACATGCTGTACGCCCTACACCCCCACTCAGAGTGATGGCATGCTCCAGGTCCTCTAGGGCTCCTGGGGGATACAGAACCCACAGATAAAGATAAGCTCCAGGTGCTCTAGGGCTCCTGGGGGATACAGAACCCACAGATAAAGATAAGCTCCAGGTCCTCTAGGGCTCCTGGGGGATACAGTTTGTATGTTGATTTTAACAGGGTTACTTTCAAGGACATGTGAGGTTTTAGATTAAAATGTGGTTGATGACGTCACAAATAATCCCCAGAAAATTATATTTGGTAGAACACTGTCACTGCATGTGGTTGATTTCAGAGACATATTTTCATAGCGTACTGAACTGTAGATTCTATAGATTGTATAAACCACAATGTAGAACTACATAGTGGGTGATTTGAAAGTGAAAGTACGGCGACTGACCTCCCTGCAGTATATAGGTggcccctcaccagcctcctgtggtgcgGTGTTATAGAAATACCTTTTGTGTCCTCCTGGAGTCGTCTGGTCTGGGCCCTGTTGTTGTAGCCAGAGGCTCTCTGAGGAAGTGTGTCTATGGCCTGGCTAAACCGTTCCAGGGCTGTAGGTAGATCCCCGGActctgctgctgtaacccctTCCATCTCCAGCTCTTTGGCCTGCTGTAGCAGCCCCACCTCAAAGCCACTGTCTTTAGGAGACAGATAAACAGTGTTTTGATGGAATGACAGGTGTTGTGGTACAGAAGACTAAACACCAGACCTTTATACACATTGAATAATCCAGTTTTTAAATGACTTTAAGAGGAATATAAATGCTCTGGAGTCCATATGATGAACATGAAACAGCACATCACACCAACACACATGACAACCACCAACACATGACAACCACCAACACACACGACAACCACCAACACATGACAACCACCAACACACATGACAACCACCAACACACATGACAACCACCAACACATGACAACCACCAACACACATGACAACCACCAACACACGACAACCACCAACAGACATGACAACCACCAACACATGACAACCACCAACACACATGACAACTCAAATCCATTGGAATGAAAAGGTATTTACCATCATCTGCCAGTTCCTCGTCTTGGTTTAACCCTGGGACATCTCCAGACGGGCTGGTGGGGTTAAAGATAGCCTGAAGTACTGCTCTATCATGGGCTGAAGCCATTGTTACAGATGGGTAAAAAGCAGAAGGCAGACTAGTGGAATTGGGATCCTAAGTGGTGGGAGAGGGGCGTAATTTCTCCTCAAATTCTCACATATTTCTCCTCAACCAATCGGAGCAGGGGGTGGAAGCAGGCAGACTTTGAGATCATCTGTATTTGGTTAACTCAGACATACACTCTGCTGTGAGTGTATaatgtgaaacacacacacagaaatcactACCATGGACTGAaacatgatatttagcaacattgattggactaaattgtttttggtatctttaagtttgttttcagtgtattagactaagcatatagtatatagcctagttgatttgatgatgtttaaatgtttaagttgaaatggtgctggaaaaGTGGAGGCAATGCtcctgtttcacacacacacacacacacacacacacagacacacacacacacacacacacagacacacacacacagacacacacacacacacacacacagacacagacacatacacacagacacacacacacacatacacacacacacacaaacacacacacacacacacaaacatacacacacaaacacaaacacacacacacagacacaaacagacacacacacaaacacacacacacacacacacacagacacaaaaagacacacacacacacacacacacacacacacacacacgacacaaacagacagacacacacacacacacacacaaatgcacacacacacacacagacacacacacacacacacagacacacacacacacacagacacacatatggAGTAAGAAGCAGACCTCTATATAACAAACAAGACAGAAAGGCAGACCTCTATATAACATGCTATATTGTTGTATCATTATGTAGGGAGTGGTATATAACATGCTATATTGGTGTATCATTATGTGAGGTGGTAGGGAGTGTGTGTAGCTGATACAAAATCGTAGGAAGTTTTCCAGACAATTCTAGAAAACTTTAACATCTGGAGCCTGCAACCAGGTTCACACAGAGACTGAAACTGGAGTACCGTTAGGAGATTTATTACAGACAAAGTCTCTTTTAAAAAGGCACCAAATAGTAAAAGGTACTTGGCAAAATAAAGAACGTTCAAATAATGAAAATACAAATACTGGCAAGACCTTGTTGACGCTCCCAcggtaatgtagtaatgtaggcCGACAGTGCAGCCTTGTTGACGCTCCCAcggtaatgtagtaatgtaggcCCACAGTGCAGCTTTTTTGACGCTCCCATGGTAATGTAGGGTTATGTAAGCCGACAGTGCAGCCTTGTTGACGCTCCCAtggtaatgtagtaatgtagggCCACAGTGCAGCCTTGTTGACGCTCCCAtggtaatgtagtaatgtaggcctacagtgcaGCCTTGTTGACGCTCCCAtggtaatgtagtaatgtaggcctacagtgcaGCCTTGTTGTCGCTCCCAtggtaatgtagtaatgtagggCCACAGTGCAGCCTTGTTGTCGCTCCCATGGTAATGTAGTAATGCAGGGCCACAGTGCAGCCTTGTTGACGCTCCCAtggtaatgtagtaatgtagggCCACAGTGCAGCCTATCAGTTGTAGTGCACTGAAGGAAGTGGCCGTGGCAAGAGTTCAGAGTTCAGAGTTCAGAGTTCAGAGTTTAGGGGAGTCGCTTCAAGGCCCCCTGTAACATCCACATGCAACTGCCAGACAGAGACAACTTCTTTACTTTACCTTTGCCTCCACACAGTAACTTTCAGGCtcaccaggggcctcatttataaacgttGTGTAAAAACACAAAATATCACCCAAAACATGCGTGCATCAGTTCTTATGCAAAACTTGGCATTTGTAAAAACTGAACTTGACGTGAGAAT encodes:
- the ttc36 gene encoding tetratricopeptide repeat protein 36 — translated: MASAHDRAVLQAIFNPTSPSGDVPGLNQDEELADDDSGFEVGLLQQAKELEMEGVTAAESGDLPTALERFSQAIDTLPQRASGYNNRAQTRRLQEDTKGALEDLEHAITLSGGVGRTACQALVQRGLLLRLACQDDKAREDFQRAAALGSEFARQQVVVLNPYAALCNRMLMEVINKLRNPEVSETQ